ACAATTGTCAGCAGAACGACGCGGAGGATCAAAGAACGGATCATGCAGGAAATCATACCCTCAGGACGTTACAGAAATTCCGCGGTACGTGCGAGTCGCAGAGCGAAATTCCGCTCTTCGCGAAAGCTCGCCCGCATCACGCTGAGTGGCTAAACATAAAGGACTGAAAAACCTCTATTTTGTGGCTTCGGTCCATTCCTCTTCGGCTCGTTGCAGATAGGCGAAGCGGTCTTCCTCGAGAATCCAGCGCTCTTTCACCAATTCATCCACCGCGTGCTGATAGCGAGCGAGATAGGCGTCGCGGTCGGGGTAACGGGCAGCAATCGACCTCCGCGGATCATGTGTTTTGCGGCGTTCCTCCTCTGTCCGGGGAAACCTTAGATAGGAGCCCTCGAACGAAACACGCTCCTGCGGTGCGCCAATAGAGGGGTCGCGCAGATTCCAACTCGCATAAGTTGCCAGCGGAACCGTAATCTCCGGCAGGCGTATACCGGCAAGTTCGTTTCCATCGACATCGACCTGAGGAACAAGTACCGGGTATGGCTTGCCGACCTTGGGAGGCTGAGCGCTGAAGACGCCTTTGGGCCAGTCCGGGCCATAGTCCAGCCGATAGGCCCGGTTCGCCTCGTGCGGCCGATTTACTCCAGGAATCGCAGGAAAAGCGTACGCCGTAAGTGGAACCAGGGTTCGCTTCGCTATCGTGGGATAGTTGCTTCCTGGCGGATCCGCGTGATTGCGAACCCATGCGTCCATGCTCGCAATCATGGCGCGCCAGAAATACCGGATGGGCAATGGCGATTCGGGTTGTTGCCCAAGCAGATCTCCCCGACCGCGAGCAGGCGGGAATGGACCAGGAAAATGTTGTAACCCGGTGAAGAGATAGATACGGACATTCGGTGAGAGAGGCATGTCACGCCCGCCGTCCGCAGTTGTATGAATCAACGAAGCTACACGACCCCAATATTCATAGGATGTATTGGAGAAGAATATCTTCGGCACGACGTTCTCTTTTGTAGCGCGATCGAGCAATCCCATCGCAGCGCCAGTTAGTGGATCCTTCTCCGGCATATCCGTAAAAGGAAAGATGTCGGTCGGATAGAAGACAGAGGAGGTTGGCTGTGCATCGCGCGAAGGCTGGGCAAAGCGATAGTTAAAGCTGCCACGGCCAGCACCCGCAACATGAGCCAACACACCGTCGAGCGCGATCCTTCCCTCCTCATCCGCGTTAAAGCCTTGATAGAGATAGTCGCGCAGGAATCGCCCATTCTGCGAGATTCCTTGGCCATATACCCGCGCAGCAGGAACTACGGCAGCGGAAGAATGTTTTGCGTAGGAAGCAAAGTCGCGCACCGCGGCAAAGCCAAGACCAGCAACCA
This DNA window, taken from Acidisarcina sp., encodes the following:
- a CDS encoding alpha/beta hydrolase domain-containing protein, producing the protein MLYAILPRMPLRRCFSLLLFFAYTVSLLHARVLRVEITYRGDVLRGQSFGDAGAYERITGRVIFAVPIANPHNRGIVDLENAVNLRNGEVEFSSDFVAIRPRDASRSNGTMLLEVPNRGHGRLLSVVDGGNWDLKQDAGDGWLLRHGYSIVALGWQWDAVGDDALRLYAPIAKQQGNTITGLLRGDWMPSKVTDEMSLGHLILGSLGGKEYPVADAGDSRNTLTVRDSREAKRTVIPRSQWEFAHTVDGRLTPSDRFIHLKGGFQPGRIYEYVYVVRDPVVAGLGFAAVRDFASYAKHSSAAVVPAARVYGQGISQNGRFLRDYLYQGFNADEEGRIALDGVLAHVAGAGRGSFNYRFAQPSRDAQPTSSVFYPTDIFPFTDMPEKDPLTGAAMGLLDRATKENVVPKIFFSNTSYEYWGRVASLIHTTADGGRDMPLSPNVRIYLFTGLQHFPGPFPPARGRGDLLGQQPESPLPIRYFWRAMIASMDAWVRNHADPPGSNYPTIAKRTLVPLTAYAFPAIPGVNRPHEANRAYRLDYGPDWPKGVFSAQPPKVGKPYPVLVPQVDVDGNELAGIRLPEITVPLATYASWNLRDPSIGAPQERVSFEGSYLRFPRTEEERRKTHDPRRSIAARYPDRDAYLARYQHAVDELVKERWILEEDRFAYLQRAEEEWTEATK